A single window of Aquarana catesbeiana isolate 2022-GZ linkage group LG10, ASM4218655v1, whole genome shotgun sequence DNA harbors:
- the LOC141110116 gene encoding heat shock protein 30C-like, translating to MFPLSLLQSSHSPVYVYRQPELPHWTATHLILRQLEDDMLSVSSDMERRMQRLHQAYNLLANDPDMRRGRGAQSRHPTAPQDKSPTEGKDGKENFELSLDVSPFSPEELTVRTEGRRLIVAGKSDKKRETENGGFFQEYREWRREAELPEDVNPEDVLCSMSKDGRLHFWAPRLALPAAQQRTITITMEQSPGEGQESNPENQNHRGQQEQDLPQNSS from the coding sequence ATGttccctctcagcctcctccagtcCTCGCACAGTCCTGTGTATGTCTACCGCCAGCCCGAGCTCCCCCACTGGACCGCCACACACCTCATCCTCCGCCAGCTGGAAGACGACATGCTGAGCGTGAGCAGCGACATGGAGAGGAGAATGCAGCGCCTCCACCAGGCTTACAATCTCCTGGCCAATGACCCAgacatgaggagggggaggggggctcagaGCAGACACCCCACCGCCCCCCAAGACAAATCCCCCACCGAGGGCAAAGACGGGAAGGAGAACTTTGAGCTCTCCCTGGACGTGAGTCCGTTTTCTCCAGAAGAACTGACAGTGAGGACGGAAGGAAGGAGACTGATCGTGGCGGGAAAATCCGATAAGAAAAGGGAGACGGAGAATGGCGGCTTCTTCCAGGAATACAGAGAGTGGCGCAGAGAAGCCGAGCTCCCGGAAGACGTGAATCCCGAGGACGTGCTGTGCTCCATGTCCAAGGACGGGCGGCTCCACTTCTGGGCACCTCGCCTGGCACTGCCCGCTGCCCAACAGAGAACCATCACCATCACCATGGAGCAGAGCCCAGGAGAAGGTCAGGAGTCCAACCCAGAGAACCAGAACCACCGGGGACAGCAGGAGCAAGACCTCCCCCAGAATTCATCCTGA